The following are encoded in a window of Tessaracoccus flavescens genomic DNA:
- a CDS encoding phosphotransferase enzyme family protein produces MTRPEKQRSADRILSNVIARHALTNAVVSYVTSSFNTIYRVLADQGEFMLRVGPPQRIHEPHVTQAEEAWTDRIREAGLAAPQMIRTLDGSAVVTEERGAERQAVLFTWMDGTGFQWPLTPGQVELLGELSAQLHSAVSPNATRAPGVLDASRPILFAAPDLLSTAPSAHRALFRRRFSEAQACLREIWSTAHEIPRVLHFDLTPRNVLQLTDGRLAVIDCQDLAWGHRVQDIANTLYGITRGKLDETVTALFRAGYQRHAAWPDLDAGRLRQLFIARRIVMINLALILRRPGLAAYLDNHAAALS; encoded by the coding sequence ATGACACGGCCCGAGAAGCAACGGTCGGCGGATCGCATCCTATCGAACGTCATCGCCAGACATGCGCTCACGAACGCCGTGGTCAGTTACGTCACGTCATCGTTCAACACCATCTATCGAGTGTTGGCCGACCAGGGCGAGTTCATGCTCCGTGTGGGCCCTCCACAACGCATCCATGAACCACATGTGACACAGGCCGAGGAGGCCTGGACAGACCGGATTCGGGAGGCCGGACTCGCCGCTCCACAGATGATCCGGACATTGGATGGCAGCGCCGTCGTCACCGAAGAGCGCGGAGCGGAGCGCCAGGCCGTGCTTTTCACGTGGATGGACGGCACCGGCTTTCAGTGGCCGCTCACACCGGGTCAGGTCGAACTGCTTGGCGAACTGAGTGCGCAACTGCACAGTGCTGTGTCACCCAACGCTACTCGCGCGCCAGGTGTTCTCGATGCCAGCCGCCCGATCCTCTTTGCCGCCCCCGACCTGCTTTCCACCGCACCATCGGCACACCGTGCGCTCTTTCGGCGAAGGTTCAGCGAAGCTCAGGCGTGCCTACGCGAGATCTGGTCGACCGCGCACGAGATCCCGCGGGTGTTGCACTTCGACCTCACGCCTAGAAACGTCCTTCAGCTCACGGATGGTCGGCTTGCCGTCATCGACTGTCAGGACCTCGCGTGGGGGCATCGGGTGCAAGACATTGCGAACACGCTCTACGGCATCACGCGGGGAAAGCTGGACGAGACGGTCACCGCGCTGTTCCGGGCTGGCTACCAACGCCACGCGGCTTGGCCGGATCTGGACGCTGGACGCCTCCGTCAGTTGTTCATTGCCAGAAGGATCGTCATGATCAACTTGGCCCTGATTCTTCGTCGCCCTGGTCTCGCAGCGTATCTGGATAACCATGCTGCGGCATTGAGCTGA